The genomic segment ACGTCACGCGGGTATTGGCGACGTTAAAGGACAAAAAGCCGTAGGTATTGGCCGGATAAAGCGGCAGCTCCCGGCCAGTGTTGAGGGCTCCCAGCAACCCGATCAACTCGCCACTTTCGGCTGTTAGCACGCGCGGATTCAGCTCGGTCAGGCCTGACAGGAACACACTTACGGCCTCGCCAAGGCGACGCAGACGTTTCTCGGTCACCTCCTTGAGACGATCCGGTGCGCTGCGATTGAGAAACGGCAGGACGCTTTTCGGAGGCGGGCGATGAATGACGGTGAGCGTCAAGGTTTTGTCGCGCAGGCCGCTGCTCACCAGTTTCGCGCGCCAAAGCCGGTCAACGTCTCCTGCAAAACTGTCCTCGCGCACGGGCTCGAGATCCGGCACGATCGCCTTGGAGACCTTGTGGACGTAGTAGCTGAACTCCGGCCCAAGCTGCGCGATGATCCGGGCAAATAGAGCGGTCACCTTGTCGAGATAGGCATCATCCGTCGTGTAGCTGTTGACCCCGTCGAGCCGGATGCAGCGGAAGAGTTCGTTCACCCGTGTCCGCACGGTCTGGTCGTCGACGAGGCTCACATAGGGCAGCATATGCGCAAGCCGGGTCTCGCGCGCGTACCAGTCCGGCGTCATTGTGCGGGGGTCGAGCGCAGCATCACGGGCTTCATCACGGGGCATAGCTGTCCCCGCAATGGATGCTACGGTTTCGCGTGGGTGGCGTCTCCTGCAGCGTCGTCATCATCACATCGATGAAGCGCGGATCCCAGTCCGCGGCCTTCCAAAGCACGGGATAGAGCAGGGCGGCCACGCCCAGTACCGCGATGTGCTGCACCCAGACGAAGAGCAGCACCGAGCCGAAGAGCCAGACCATCGCGTACATGATGGGCAGGCCCAGAAGCTTGGGCGGGCGCACGAGGCCAAGAAAGAGGGGCGAGCGCTCAGCCACGATTATGGTCCCCCTGCAAACACCGCGGCAACGATTGTGGGGGCAGCGGCGACGCCAGCGATGCCCACAAGCACCCAGAGCGCCTGGCGCAGATCGATAATGTTGAAGAACCAGCTGAGGAAGACTCCGAGAACGGCGAGTGTGGCGATGACAACGCCGAGCGGGCCTGTTAGCGCATCGACAATGCCTTGTAGCAGGCTCTGGATCGGCGAGAGGTCGATGCTTTGCGCGAGGGCCGGTTCGGCAATCAGTAGGAAGAGCGCCAAGCTTGCGACAAAGAGATTTGAAATTTGTCTCATGAATTTGATCCTTCCAATCGGGCCACGACGGCCATGACGCGGGCCACGTGGTTCTGGGTTTCTCGGTAAGTGGGAATGCCGCCGTATTGGCGCACTGCATCCGGGCCGGCGTTGTAGGCTGCGAGGGCAAGACGCGGATCGCCGAACGTCTCCAGCATCATCGCGAGGTAACGAGCGGAACCGTCGAGGTTCTGCAGCGGATCACGCGGATCGACACCGAGGTCGCGGGCCGTCGCGGGCATCAACTGCCCAAGGCCAATTGCGCCAGCGCTCGAGACCGCTTCCTGTCGGTAGGCGCTTTCGACCTCGATATTGGAGCGATAGAGCAACAACCAATCTCTGACTGAAAGGTCCGCGCGGCGCAGCCCGGGATGCCCGGCATAGCGAAGGGCGGTGGCTTCGATGGCAGTAAGAACACTGGCACTGGGTAGGGGAGCAGGCCGCGCAAGGACGGAAACTTGGATTTCGTCTGACCCAAGGTCAGTCTCACCGAGGATCGCCAGCTCATCAGCAGCGGACCCCTGACCGATGCCGTCATTGTAATTACGCGTAAAGCTGTCTTGGGAGCGGGATGGGGTCAGAGAGCCATCGCTCTCCATGACCAGCACCATCTGTGCAGTGGCTGGACCAGCGAGATACCAGAAAAGGATAAGGCTACTTGCTGCTGCCCTTGTCGGTCGCAGCCAGCTTGTGGGTCGTCCGCTGGCCTTCTTCGAGCGGGACATCGGCATGGGAGAAGCCGATCCCGATGAGGAAGGACACGACGCCCGTAATGGTCTTGAACTCGCGGATCTTGATGTCGTTGTAGGTCGTTCGGGTACGGGCCGTGACCAGCAGTTTTTCCACGCCTTCGTCAGAGACGACACGCATGATCCAGACCCCGTAATAACTCGGGCCCTTCTTGTGTGCCGACTCCTGGCACAGGATTTCAGCGCTATAGCCACTTTCCACGAGTTCGCGGAAACGTGCTTCCGTAACCACATTTGGTGCTTCGATGTCCCAGTTCATGGCCCGGCTCACGCTTTCTTCAAACGCGCAACACCCGGGCATTCCCACTTGAAGCCCAGAGTTACGATAGTATATTTTCAACCGCAAGATATAATACAGCAGATACGGCTGTATCTCGGTTACTCA from the Yoonia sp. R2331 genome contains:
- a CDS encoding lytic transglycosylase domain-containing protein, producing the protein MVLVMESDGSLTPSRSQDSFTRNYNDGIGQGSAADELAILGETDLGSDEIQVSVLARPAPLPSASVLTAIEATALRYAGHPGLRRADLSVRDWLLLYRSNIEVESAYRQEAVSSAGAIGLGQLMPATARDLGVDPRDPLQNLDGSARYLAMMLETFGDPRLALAAYNAGPDAVRQYGGIPTYRETQNHVARVMAVVARLEGSNS
- a CDS encoding TrbC/VirB2 family protein is translated as MRQISNLFVASLALFLLIAEPALAQSIDLSPIQSLLQGIVDALTGPLGVVIATLAVLGVFLSWFFNIIDLRQALWVLVGIAGVAAAPTIVAAVFAGGP
- a CDS encoding type IV secretion system protein VirB3, encoding MAERSPLFLGLVRPPKLLGLPIMYAMVWLFGSVLLFVWVQHIAVLGVAALLYPVLWKAADWDPRFIDVMMTTLQETPPTRNRSIHCGDSYAP